The proteins below come from a single Bactrocera tryoni isolate S06 unplaced genomic scaffold, CSIRO_BtryS06_freeze2 scaffold_25, whole genome shotgun sequence genomic window:
- the LOC120780326 gene encoding putative nuclease HARBI1 isoform X1, translating into MGAISKQWEMISNYVGIAQPSVSLIFKEMFSILESTLCSVWIKTDITEEQKRTTRRKFFTRSGIPNVVGCVDGTHVAIIAPCENKHLYVNRKGFYSINAMIACDQDMVIRCVDARYGGSSHDSFVWNNSALKTYLEQTYQRGDHNSVYLGDSGYPLHEYLWTPFRNALPGTVESNFNKKHAKARNVVERTIGVLKCRFRCILGERKLRYPPSKATVIVNVCCALHNICKQYNVNDPEEETFVDVVVPLEPVEGNFSGTAADHRRRQIANALS; encoded by the exons ATGGGAGCTATCAGCAAACAGTGGGAAATGATTTCCAACTATGTAGGTATTGCACAGCCCAGTGTTTCGTTGATTTTTAAGGAAATGTTTTCAATATTGGAATCCACTCTGTGCAGTGTCTGGATCAAAACAGACATAACTGAAGAGCAGAAACGAACAACAAGAAGGAAATTTTTCACCAGATCAGGAATTCCAAATGTGGTTGGTTGCGTTGATGGAACCCATGTTGCAATTATTGCTCCATGTGAGAACAAGCACTTATATGTGAATAGAAAAGGATTTTACAGCATAAATGCGATGATT GCATGCGATCAGGATATGGTTATACGGTGTGTTGATGCAAGATATGGAGGATCTAGCCACGACTCATTTGTGTGGAACAATAGCGCTTTAAAAACATATCTGGAGCAAACATACCAAAGAGGAGATCATAATTCGGTTTACTTAG gtGATTCTGGTTATCCACTACACGAGTATCTATGGACGCCTTTCCGAAACGCTTTACCAGGAACAGTggaatcaaattttaataaaaaacatgcaAAGGCAAGGAACGTAGTTGAACGGACAATTGGAGTGCTGAAATGCCGTTTTCGTTGTATACTAGGTGAACGTAAACTACGATATCCTCCTAGTAAAGCAACTGTTATTGTAAATGTTTGTTGTGCTTTACACAATATTTGCAAACAATATAATGTGAATGATCCTGAAGAAGAAACTTTTGTTGATGTGGTAGTACCACTGGAACCAGTTGAAGGAAATTTCAGTGGAACAGCAGCAGATCATCGCCGAAGACAAATTGCGAATGCATTGTCATAG
- the LOC120780326 gene encoding putative nuclease HARBI1 isoform X2 has protein sequence MIACDQDMVIRCVDARYGGSSHDSFVWNNSALKTYLEQTYQRGDHNSVYLGDSGYPLHEYLWTPFRNALPGTVESNFNKKHAKARNVVERTIGVLKCRFRCILGERKLRYPPSKATVIVNVCCALHNICKQYNVNDPEEETFVDVVVPLEPVEGNFSGTAADHRRRQIANALS, from the exons ATGATT GCATGCGATCAGGATATGGTTATACGGTGTGTTGATGCAAGATATGGAGGATCTAGCCACGACTCATTTGTGTGGAACAATAGCGCTTTAAAAACATATCTGGAGCAAACATACCAAAGAGGAGATCATAATTCGGTTTACTTAG gtGATTCTGGTTATCCACTACACGAGTATCTATGGACGCCTTTCCGAAACGCTTTACCAGGAACAGTggaatcaaattttaataaaaaacatgcaAAGGCAAGGAACGTAGTTGAACGGACAATTGGAGTGCTGAAATGCCGTTTTCGTTGTATACTAGGTGAACGTAAACTACGATATCCTCCTAGTAAAGCAACTGTTATTGTAAATGTTTGTTGTGCTTTACACAATATTTGCAAACAATATAATGTGAATGATCCTGAAGAAGAAACTTTTGTTGATGTGGTAGTACCACTGGAACCAGTTGAAGGAAATTTCAGTGGAACAGCAGCAGATCATCGCCGAAGACAAATTGCGAATGCATTGTCATAG